Proteins encoded together in one Cyanobacteria bacterium GSL.Bin1 window:
- a CDS encoding divergent PAP2 family protein, whose protein sequence is EEKLKELLGHTPLQVIVGVILGVAIALLAQSWL, encoded by the coding sequence ATGAGGAAAAACTGAAAGAACTTCTTGGACATACCCCCTTACAAGTCATTGTTGGCGTCATTTTGGGGGTCGCGATCGCGCTACTGGCTCAATCTTGGCTGTAA